A genomic segment from Micromonospora echinaurantiaca encodes:
- a CDS encoding DUF2314 domain-containing protein — MLITDDFLPVPVPESLSATYLVPMAGLPRVRPKTAVEALKGRLADPVYGLARQMLDSPLMSVDTRSVGEFPELPPDLLTAFGASKAQLDRLAAASHLVVVQAEYRPGWPPAHEWAARAVAAAVAESVHGDVVDVFGLQFLDPATALRSLPDERGRIRLVDWVLVPYSSDAEGLWFTTKGLRRFGLLELQTQGVPDHLTRAWGAVMTGAARRLLRDWTDGLAGEEVPAFVQLPVLATVTGHDIAVAYGNPEQHGATAPVLLRLELDPATDPDADSFLSLHPPAGHPGPAGRYYAAACATLFSGIQPDVRYARSGDAMSRAIATARAGLGDIRARFVTGQLPPETQLVVKYGLPGDDGPEFVWAGVTAWESPERIVGASASDAHTDPTVRIGAPVVVEAADVVDWALLDGTGVIEGGWTQAVLDSGEPPTP, encoded by the coding sequence ATGCTCATCACGGACGACTTCCTGCCCGTACCGGTGCCGGAGTCGCTGAGCGCCACCTACCTGGTGCCGATGGCCGGGTTGCCGAGGGTCCGTCCGAAGACCGCGGTGGAGGCGTTGAAGGGCCGGCTGGCCGATCCCGTGTACGGCCTGGCCCGGCAGATGCTGGACAGCCCGCTGATGAGCGTGGACACCCGGTCGGTGGGCGAGTTCCCCGAGCTGCCGCCGGACCTGCTCACCGCGTTCGGCGCCAGCAAGGCGCAGCTGGACCGGCTGGCCGCGGCCAGCCACCTGGTGGTGGTGCAGGCCGAGTACCGGCCCGGCTGGCCGCCGGCGCACGAGTGGGCGGCGCGGGCGGTGGCCGCCGCGGTCGCCGAGTCGGTGCACGGCGACGTGGTGGACGTCTTCGGGTTGCAGTTCCTCGACCCGGCGACGGCGTTGCGGTCGCTCCCCGACGAGCGGGGGCGGATCCGGCTGGTCGACTGGGTGCTGGTGCCGTACTCCTCGGACGCCGAAGGGCTCTGGTTCACCACCAAGGGGCTGCGCCGGTTCGGGCTGCTGGAACTGCAGACCCAGGGGGTGCCGGACCACCTCACCCGGGCCTGGGGCGCGGTGATGACCGGCGCCGCACGGCGGCTGCTGCGGGACTGGACCGACGGGCTGGCCGGCGAGGAGGTGCCGGCGTTCGTGCAGCTGCCCGTGCTGGCCACGGTGACCGGGCACGACATCGCGGTGGCGTACGGCAATCCGGAGCAGCACGGGGCGACCGCGCCGGTGCTGCTGCGGCTGGAGCTGGACCCGGCCACCGACCCGGACGCCGACTCGTTCCTCAGCCTGCACCCGCCCGCCGGTCATCCCGGGCCGGCCGGGCGCTACTACGCCGCCGCCTGCGCCACCCTCTTCTCCGGCATCCAGCCGGACGTGCGCTACGCCCGCTCGGGCGACGCGATGAGCCGGGCGATCGCGACCGCCCGCGCCGGGCTCGGCGACATCCGGGCCCGGTTCGTCACCGGCCAACTGCCGCCGGAGACCCAGCTGGTGGTCAAGTACGGCCTGCCCGGCGACGACGGCCCGGAGTTCGTCTGGGCCGGGGTGACCGCGTGGGAGTCGCCGGAGCGGATCGTCGGCGCCAGCGCCAGCGACGCGCACACCGACCCGACCGTCCGGATCGGCGCCCCCGTGGTGGTGGAAGCCGCCGACGTCGTCGACTGGGCCCTGCTCGACGGCACCGGCGTCATCGAAGGCGGGTGGACCCAGGCCGTCCTGGACTCCGGCGAACCCCCCACCCCCTGA
- a CDS encoding TetR/AcrR family transcriptional regulator: MGDVKDGKPTRPYRSRVREESARRTRQAVVAAAAELFVARGYAATSLADVAAAAGVARPTVFAVFGSKAALLRQVLDQALAGDDEPVPVAQRPWFRPVWDARGQGEVLDGYAGVCTLIGGRAARAFETVRRAADETPEVAEVWETLLRNRRAGARMVVEQVRTFGPLRQGADVERAVDELWFYNDPAHYAALVLHCGWPEDSFRRWLAARMRDVLLPA, from the coding sequence ATGGGCGACGTCAAGGACGGAAAGCCGACCCGGCCGTACCGGTCCCGGGTCCGCGAGGAGAGCGCGCGGCGCACCCGCCAGGCGGTGGTCGCGGCCGCCGCCGAACTCTTCGTGGCCCGCGGCTACGCGGCGACCTCGCTGGCCGACGTGGCCGCCGCCGCCGGCGTGGCCCGGCCCACGGTGTTCGCCGTCTTCGGCTCCAAGGCGGCGCTGCTGCGCCAGGTGCTCGACCAGGCGCTGGCCGGCGACGACGAGCCGGTGCCGGTGGCCCAGCGACCCTGGTTCCGGCCGGTGTGGGACGCCCGCGGCCAGGGCGAGGTGCTCGACGGCTACGCCGGGGTGTGCACGCTGATCGGCGGGCGCGCCGCGCGGGCCTTCGAGACCGTCCGCCGGGCGGCCGACGAGACCCCCGAGGTGGCCGAGGTGTGGGAGACCCTGCTGCGCAACCGGCGGGCTGGCGCCCGGATGGTGGTCGAGCAGGTACGCACCTTCGGCCCACTGCGCCAGGGCGCCGACGTCGAGCGGGCGGTCGACGAGCTGTGGTTCTACAACGACCCGGCGCACTACGCGGCCCTGGTGCTGCACTGCGGCTGGCCCGAGGACTCCTTCCGACGATGGCTCGCCGCGCGGATGCGGGACGTCCTGCTGCCCGCCTGA
- a CDS encoding quercetin 2,3-dioxygenase — MSVSPYLRRPDEGEAYWFLGNLVTIKAAGAQTRDQLTVAEFVNPPGFAPPLHRHQLEDEMFYVLSGTARFHCADQTFEAGPGDFVLLPVGLAHTFTVGADEPLRALQLTTPGGFERFAAAAGVPAPELRLPDPLPIDPAALGHAAARNGIELLGPPPGR; from the coding sequence ATGTCCGTCAGCCCGTACTTGCGCCGTCCCGACGAGGGGGAGGCGTACTGGTTCCTCGGCAACCTGGTCACGATCAAGGCCGCGGGCGCGCAGACCCGGGACCAGTTGACGGTGGCCGAATTCGTCAACCCGCCGGGCTTCGCGCCGCCGCTGCACCGGCACCAGTTGGAGGACGAGATGTTCTACGTCCTCTCCGGCACCGCCCGGTTCCACTGCGCCGACCAGACCTTCGAGGCCGGGCCGGGTGACTTTGTGCTGCTGCCGGTCGGCCTGGCCCACACCTTCACGGTCGGGGCGGACGAGCCGCTGCGGGCGCTGCAGCTCACCACCCCCGGCGGGTTCGAGCGGTTCGCCGCGGCGGCCGGCGTGCCGGCGCCCGAGTTGCGGCTGCCGGATCCGCTGCCCATCGATCCGGCCGCGCTCGGGCACGCCGCCGCGCGGAACGGCATCGAACTGCTGGGACCGCCGCCGGGGCGGTGA
- a CDS encoding aldo/keto reductase family protein: MEFRHLGRSGLMVSEISYGNWITHGSQVEEDAAFACVRAALDAGITTFDTADVYAGTRAEDVLGRALEGERREGLEIFTKVYWPTGPGRNDRGLSRKHIMESINGSLRRLRTDYVDLYQAHRYDYSTPLEETMEAFADVVHSGKALYIGVSEWKASQLREAHQLARELRIPLVSNQPQYSMLWRVIESEVVPTSEELGVGQIVWSPIAQGVLSGKYLPGQPPPAGSRATDEKSGAGFIAKFLTDDVLTRVQRLKPLAEQAGLSMAQLAIAWVLQNPNVSSAIVGASRPEQVHDNVKAAGVKLDADLLKAIDEIIDPIVERDPARTESPAQRP; this comes from the coding sequence ATGGAATTCCGACACCTGGGCCGTTCCGGCCTGATGGTCAGCGAGATCTCGTACGGCAACTGGATCACCCACGGCTCGCAGGTCGAGGAGGACGCGGCGTTCGCCTGCGTCCGGGCCGCCCTGGACGCCGGCATCACCACGTTCGACACCGCCGACGTCTACGCCGGCACCCGGGCCGAGGACGTGCTCGGCCGCGCGCTGGAGGGCGAGCGGCGCGAGGGCCTGGAGATCTTCACCAAGGTGTACTGGCCCACCGGGCCGGGCCGCAACGACCGCGGCCTGTCCCGCAAGCACATCATGGAGTCGATCAACGGCTCGCTGCGCCGGCTGCGCACCGACTACGTGGACCTCTACCAGGCCCACCGGTACGACTACAGCACCCCGCTGGAGGAGACGATGGAGGCGTTCGCCGACGTCGTGCACTCCGGCAAGGCGCTCTACATCGGCGTCTCCGAGTGGAAGGCGTCGCAGCTCCGCGAGGCCCACCAGCTCGCCCGTGAGCTGCGCATCCCGCTGGTCTCCAACCAGCCGCAGTACTCGATGCTCTGGCGGGTCATCGAGTCCGAGGTCGTCCCCACCAGCGAGGAACTGGGCGTCGGGCAGATCGTCTGGTCGCCGATCGCGCAGGGCGTGCTCTCCGGCAAGTACCTGCCGGGCCAGCCGCCGCCGGCCGGCTCCCGGGCTACCGACGAGAAGTCCGGCGCGGGCTTCATCGCCAAGTTCCTGACCGACGACGTGCTCACCCGGGTACAGCGGCTCAAGCCGCTGGCCGAGCAGGCCGGGCTCAGCATGGCCCAGCTCGCCATCGCCTGGGTGCTGCAGAACCCGAACGTCTCCTCGGCGATCGTCGGCGCGTCCCGCCCGGAGCAGGTGCACGACAACGTCAAGGCGGCCGGGGTGAAGCTCGACGCCGACCTGCTCAAGGCGATCGACGAGATCATCGACCCGATCGTCGAGCGCGACCCGGCCCGGACCGAGAGCCCCGCGCAGCGACCGTGA
- a CDS encoding protein kinase domain-containing protein gives MLTQGVVLSERYRLGERVATGGMGAVWRCTDLLLEREVAVKVLLPALTADPEFTTRFRAEARMLAALRHPGVVAVHDVGRATLADGSEVDYLVMEYVAGEPLGTWIRRAGRLDAASTMSVVAQAAEALHAAHLAGIVHRDVKPGNLLVKPDGRVVLVDFGIARSGSTAGITAAHTMLGTATYMSPEQATGQPVSPVTDVYALGAVAYFCLAGRPPFEGENPLQVALRHQQDEPAPLPPGTPPAVVALVERAMAKRPGDRYPSAAALAEAAAETRDATLASIPVSARPPWAVAGPSPTVTPPLAVEPVSGAGPAAATPPPAADRSGSFGGTSASGPAPATPAPAGQLPPAGLTGPSGPPTGSAAAPVSPPGPVPPPPAGPTTAPVWPFGPAAAPVSPSGPAATPVSPSGAHPAPVSPPSGAPSGFAAAGFAPGRAPAGPPAPTPGQPGADAWGLPPTREDPVEPRPGRRRIALVGAAAAVLLLVVGVVAATTLFAGDPGDGDRPAALTGGSADPMTGEPAPAPTDGNGRLGTEPTPGGSPSATPAPSGTPGRPTAPPPGGPAPTGGASTQPSATPSTSRPEKPNPYTPAQACGSGYQVIDSASLTVSGVRKGRVYLLYHAGTGYNCVVTMKDTAVGTKTAASAYLEVRGRARSTDSGSFAYYAGPVKAKAAGVCVKWGGSTGGASYGSGFEHCG, from the coding sequence GTGCTGACTCAAGGCGTGGTGCTCAGCGAGCGGTACCGGCTGGGCGAACGGGTGGCCACCGGCGGCATGGGGGCGGTCTGGCGGTGCACGGACCTCCTCCTCGAACGCGAGGTGGCGGTGAAGGTGCTGCTGCCGGCGCTGACCGCCGATCCCGAGTTCACCACCCGGTTCCGGGCCGAGGCACGAATGCTGGCGGCGCTGCGGCACCCCGGCGTGGTGGCGGTGCACGACGTCGGGCGCGCGACCCTCGCCGACGGCAGCGAGGTCGACTACCTGGTGATGGAGTACGTCGCCGGGGAGCCGCTGGGCACCTGGATCCGACGGGCCGGCCGGCTGGACGCCGCCTCGACCATGTCGGTGGTGGCGCAGGCCGCCGAGGCGCTGCACGCCGCGCACCTGGCCGGCATCGTGCACCGGGACGTCAAGCCGGGCAACCTGCTGGTCAAGCCCGACGGCCGGGTGGTGCTGGTCGACTTCGGCATCGCCCGCTCGGGCAGCACGGCCGGGATCACCGCCGCCCACACGATGCTCGGCACCGCCACGTACATGTCGCCGGAGCAGGCCACCGGTCAGCCGGTCTCGCCGGTGACCGACGTCTACGCCCTCGGGGCGGTGGCGTACTTCTGCCTCGCCGGGCGACCGCCGTTCGAGGGCGAGAACCCGTTGCAGGTGGCGCTGCGGCACCAGCAGGACGAGCCGGCGCCGCTGCCGCCGGGCACCCCGCCGGCGGTGGTCGCGCTGGTGGAGCGGGCGATGGCGAAGCGCCCCGGCGACCGGTACCCGAGCGCGGCGGCGCTCGCCGAGGCCGCCGCCGAGACCCGGGACGCCACGTTGGCGTCGATCCCGGTCTCGGCCCGCCCGCCGTGGGCGGTCGCCGGCCCCTCGCCCACCGTCACCCCGCCGCTGGCCGTCGAACCGGTCTCCGGCGCCGGCCCGGCCGCTGCGACGCCACCGCCGGCCGCGGACCGCTCGGGCTCGTTCGGCGGTACGTCCGCCAGCGGCCCGGCACCGGCCACGCCTGCGCCGGCCGGGCAGCTGCCGCCCGCCGGGCTCACCGGGCCATCCGGCCCGCCGACGGGGAGCGCCGCCGCGCCGGTCTCGCCGCCCGGTCCGGTCCCGCCGCCGCCCGCCGGACCAACCACCGCGCCGGTGTGGCCGTTCGGGCCGGCCGCCGCGCCGGTCTCGCCGTCCGGGCCGGCCGCCACGCCGGTCTCGCCGTCCGGAGCCCACCCCGCGCCGGTGTCGCCGCCCAGCGGCGCGCCGTCCGGCTTCGCGGCCGCCGGCTTCGCGCCCGGCCGGGCGCCGGCCGGCCCGCCGGCGCCCACACCGGGGCAGCCCGGCGCCGACGCCTGGGGGCTGCCGCCCACCCGGGAGGACCCGGTCGAGCCGCGGCCGGGCCGACGCCGGATCGCGCTGGTCGGCGCGGCGGCCGCCGTGCTGCTGCTGGTGGTCGGCGTGGTGGCGGCGACGACGCTCTTCGCCGGGGATCCCGGCGACGGGGACCGGCCGGCCGCGCTCACCGGCGGCTCGGCCGACCCGATGACCGGCGAGCCCGCTCCGGCCCCCACCGACGGCAACGGCCGGCTGGGTACCGAGCCGACGCCGGGCGGCAGCCCGTCCGCCACCCCGGCGCCGTCCGGTACGCCCGGGCGGCCCACCGCCCCGCCGCCGGGCGGGCCGGCGCCGACCGGCGGCGCCAGCACCCAGCCGAGCGCCACGCCGAGCACCAGCCGGCCGGAGAAGCCGAACCCGTACACGCCGGCCCAGGCGTGCGGCAGCGGCTACCAGGTGATCGACTCGGCGTCGCTGACCGTCTCGGGCGTCCGCAAGGGCCGGGTTTACCTGCTCTACCACGCCGGCACGGGCTACAACTGCGTGGTGACCATGAAGGACACCGCGGTCGGCACGAAGACCGCGGCGTCGGCGTACCTGGAGGTGCGGGGACGCGCCCGCAGCACCGACAGCGGCTCGTTCGCGTACTACGCCGGGCCGGTGAAGGCCAAGGCGGCCGGGGTGTGCGTGAAGTGGGGCGGGTCCACCGGCGGCGCCAGCTACGGCAGCGGCTTCGAGCACTGCGGCTGA
- a CDS encoding site-2 protease family protein: MGSDRPGSLVLGMPRAAFRPSPVFLALVALFVTSGVLTWQRFGNVRFDVFLFVVSGWLVSLCLHEYAHAVVAYRAGDRGVAHRGYLTLNPLKYSHPLLSIALPVLVVLLGGIGLPGGAVWVDRHEIPGRLRHTLVSLAGPATNVLFTLMLVVVLRLGAGTGGPVEFWAAVALLAFLQLTASVLNLLPVPGLDGGNMIQPWLNPQWRRMYDLFAPYGFILLFALLWNPRISGWFFDLVFGVGDLLGLPPWLYATGLDLIRFWQG, encoded by the coding sequence ATGGGTTCCGACCGCCCGGGGTCGCTGGTGCTCGGGATGCCCCGGGCGGCGTTCCGGCCCAGCCCGGTGTTCCTCGCCCTGGTGGCGCTCTTCGTCACCAGCGGGGTGCTGACCTGGCAGCGGTTCGGCAACGTCCGGTTCGACGTCTTCCTCTTCGTCGTCTCCGGCTGGCTGGTCTCGCTCTGCCTGCACGAGTACGCCCACGCGGTGGTGGCCTACCGGGCCGGCGACCGGGGCGTGGCGCACCGCGGCTACCTCACCCTGAACCCGCTGAAGTACAGCCACCCGCTGTTGTCCATCGCGCTGCCGGTGCTGGTGGTGCTGCTCGGCGGGATCGGGCTGCCCGGCGGGGCGGTCTGGGTGGACCGGCACGAGATCCCCGGGCGGCTGCGGCACACCCTGGTCAGCCTCGCCGGGCCGGCCACCAACGTGCTGTTCACCCTGATGCTGGTGGTGGTGCTGCGGCTGGGCGCCGGCACCGGCGGGCCGGTGGAGTTCTGGGCCGCCGTGGCGCTGCTGGCCTTCCTCCAGCTCACCGCGAGCGTGCTGAACCTGCTCCCGGTGCCCGGCCTGGACGGCGGCAACATGATCCAGCCCTGGCTGAACCCGCAGTGGCGCCGGATGTACGACCTGTTCGCCCCGTACGGCTTCATCCTGCTGTTCGCGCTGCTGTGGAACCCGCGGATCAGCGGCTGGTTCTTCGACCTGGTCTTCGGCGTGGGCGACCTGCTCGGGCTGCCGCCCTGGCTCTACGCCACCGGCCTGGATCTGATCCGCTTCTGGCAGGGCTGA
- a CDS encoding bifunctional adenosylcobinamide kinase/adenosylcobinamide-phosphate guanylyltransferase: MSVDGWNTVLVLGGIRSGKSEFAESLVADAPTVRYVATAADASADDAEWAARLAAHRARRPETWSTEETAADPRRLADVIAAAAPNETLLVDDLGGWVTVLLDPAHQPADDTATIAELAAAVRSCAARLVLVSPEVGLSLVPTTPLGRAFTDALGAANRAVADACDAVVLVVAGQPAWLKPTPARAASVPAQAGPAPAGPAVNGAAVAAEPAALPEVLTPTPPPPAAPPAEPATAWAAPTMALPMVATGLVIQPGMELPMPDEYAGPQAIERLATLDVPGAGLGALERVVGFAAATQGTPTPAPWGSVRVLLLHGDHAGGASAGTVTGESARRARQARAGEGALARLAAECGASLQVVAAPAAAPMEDEPALSGEQVEAALREGWRLAEQAADAGVRLLVLAACGAGTEAAAAAVLAATAGAEPPAVLGRVLTDAGEIDDAAWMKRCAAVRDALHRTRRSPRGAKDVLAELGGGDIAIATGVLLGATARRVPVMLDGPVGLAAGMVSRDLAGQARHWCLLADHGGDPAARLAADVLGLTPLLDVRLDLGEGANALAALPLLRSVLALAATLPTRPSLTAGASGRQEPEPGEDEEEDEREFVEPEPAGPGPTTTEPDGQPVDPSGRRAG; the protein is encoded by the coding sequence ATGTCCGTTGACGGGTGGAACACGGTCCTGGTGCTCGGCGGCATCCGGTCCGGCAAGTCGGAGTTCGCCGAGTCCCTGGTCGCCGACGCGCCCACGGTCCGCTACGTGGCCACCGCCGCGGACGCGTCCGCGGACGACGCCGAGTGGGCCGCCCGGCTGGCCGCGCACCGGGCCCGCCGCCCGGAGACGTGGAGCACCGAGGAGACCGCGGCCGACCCGCGCCGGCTGGCCGACGTGATCGCCGCCGCCGCGCCGAACGAGACGCTGCTCGTCGACGACCTCGGCGGCTGGGTGACCGTGCTGCTGGACCCGGCTCACCAGCCGGCCGACGACACCGCCACCATCGCCGAGCTGGCCGCCGCGGTGCGCTCCTGCGCGGCACGGCTGGTGCTGGTCAGCCCCGAGGTCGGGCTCTCCCTGGTGCCGACCACCCCGCTCGGCCGGGCGTTCACCGACGCGCTCGGCGCGGCCAACCGGGCGGTCGCCGACGCCTGTGACGCGGTCGTGCTGGTGGTCGCCGGCCAGCCGGCCTGGCTCAAGCCCACCCCGGCGCGGGCGGCGAGCGTACCGGCCCAGGCCGGCCCCGCCCCGGCCGGGCCGGCGGTCAACGGCGCGGCCGTCGCGGCCGAGCCGGCCGCGCTGCCGGAGGTGCTGACCCCGACCCCGCCGCCACCGGCCGCCCCGCCCGCCGAGCCGGCCACGGCGTGGGCCGCGCCCACCATGGCGCTGCCGATGGTCGCCACCGGCCTGGTCATCCAGCCCGGCATGGAACTGCCCATGCCCGACGAGTACGCCGGCCCGCAGGCGATCGAGCGGCTGGCCACGCTGGACGTGCCCGGCGCCGGGCTCGGCGCGCTGGAGCGGGTGGTCGGGTTCGCCGCCGCCACCCAGGGCACCCCGACCCCGGCCCCGTGGGGCTCGGTGCGGGTGCTGCTGCTGCACGGCGACCACGCCGGCGGGGCGTCCGCCGGCACGGTGACCGGCGAGTCCGCCCGGCGGGCCCGGCAGGCGCGGGCCGGCGAGGGCGCGCTGGCCCGGCTGGCGGCCGAGTGCGGGGCGAGCCTGCAGGTGGTGGCGGCGCCGGCCGCCGCGCCCATGGAGGACGAGCCGGCGCTGAGCGGCGAACAGGTCGAAGCGGCCCTGCGCGAGGGTTGGCGGCTCGCCGAACAGGCCGCCGACGCGGGCGTACGGCTGCTGGTGCTGGCCGCGTGCGGCGCCGGCACCGAGGCAGCGGCGGCGGCGGTGCTCGCCGCGACCGCCGGCGCGGAGCCGCCCGCGGTGCTCGGCCGGGTGCTGACCGACGCGGGCGAGATCGACGACGCGGCCTGGATGAAGCGGTGCGCGGCGGTCCGCGACGCGCTGCACCGCACCCGCCGCTCCCCGCGCGGCGCCAAGGACGTGCTGGCCGAGCTGGGCGGCGGGGACATCGCGATCGCCACCGGCGTGCTGCTCGGCGCGACGGCCCGCCGGGTGCCGGTGATGCTGGACGGCCCGGTCGGGCTCGCCGCCGGCATGGTGAGCCGGGACCTGGCCGGGCAGGCCCGGCACTGGTGCCTGCTGGCCGACCACGGCGGGGACCCGGCCGCCCGGCTCGCCGCCGACGTGCTGGGCCTGACCCCGCTGCTGGACGTGCGGCTCGACCTGGGCGAGGGGGCGAACGCGCTGGCCGCGCTCCCGCTGCTGCGCTCGGTGCTGGCGCTGGCCGCCACGCTGCCCACCCGCCCCTCGCTCACCGCCGGCGCTTCCGGCCGGCAGGAGCCGGAGCCGGGCGAGGACGAGGAGGAGGACGAGCGCGAGTTCGTCGAGCCGGAGCCGGCCGGGCCGGGGCCGACCACCACCGAACCGGACGGCCAACCGGTGGACCCGTCCGGCCGGCGTGCCGGCTGA
- a CDS encoding adenosylcobinamide-GDP ribazoletransferase: MPADRRLADGARLALTTFSTLPVRAGRIDRSVAGTAMALAPAVGALLGALLAGLLLLLVAVAPPLVAAGVTVGAGALLTRGLHLDGLADTVDALGSYRRGAAALEIMKKPDVGPFGVVALVVVLLVQAATLAELAGRSWPAALAAVVAATAAGRLGVAVACRRGVPAARPEGLGALVAGTVGPVALVAGTAAVALVAVAAVPDRPWQGPLAVLAAVAVAAALLRHVVRRLGGITGDVLGATVELVTTLVYLGLVLSS, translated from the coding sequence GTGCCGGCTGACCGGCGGCTCGCCGACGGGGCGCGGCTGGCGCTGACCACCTTCAGCACGCTGCCGGTGCGCGCCGGCCGGATCGACCGGTCGGTGGCGGGCACCGCGATGGCCCTGGCCCCGGCGGTGGGGGCGCTGCTGGGCGCGCTGCTCGCCGGGCTGCTGCTGCTCCTGGTCGCGGTCGCGCCGCCGCTGGTCGCCGCCGGGGTGACCGTTGGCGCGGGCGCGCTGCTCACCCGGGGTCTGCACCTGGACGGGCTGGCCGACACGGTCGACGCGCTGGGGTCGTACCGGCGGGGGGCGGCCGCGCTGGAGATCATGAAGAAGCCGGACGTGGGGCCGTTCGGGGTGGTCGCGCTGGTGGTCGTCCTGCTGGTGCAGGCCGCGACGCTCGCGGAGCTGGCCGGGCGGTCGTGGCCGGCGGCGCTCGCGGCGGTGGTGGCGGCGACCGCCGCCGGCCGGCTCGGCGTCGCCGTGGCCTGCCGGCGGGGCGTGCCGGCGGCCCGGCCGGAAGGGCTGGGCGCGCTGGTCGCCGGGACCGTCGGACCGGTCGCGCTGGTCGCCGGCACGGCCGCCGTCGCGCTGGTGGCGGTCGCCGCGGTGCCGGACCGCCCGTGGCAGGGGCCGCTCGCCGTGCTCGCCGCCGTCGCCGTGGCGGCGGCCCTGCTGCGGCACGTGGTACGCCGCCTCGGCGGGATCACCGGCGACGTGCTCGGCGCCACCGTGGAGCTGGTCACCACGCTGGTCTACCTGGGACTCGTGCTGTCCAGCTGA